One Pararge aegeria chromosome 4, ilParAegt1.1, whole genome shotgun sequence DNA segment encodes these proteins:
- the LOC120637744 gene encoding uncharacterized protein LOC120637744 isoform X2 yields the protein MPCDGQRMSERQLLDRSCLNEGSMAVPVSVNSLPQHWREFACGGGAAFCNILISYPLNKLIFRQMMHGVEATFALHQLQKEGMGYLYRGMLPPLLQRSMSMSLMFGVYDECLQPLLEYKINPYAAKTIAGVVAGCFEATLMPFERLQTLLIHPKYHNQFKNTAHASSHIAKYYGIKEFYRGLVPILLRNGPSNAMFFIIRDEVRIRLPNQENMLYESIQNFIAGASIGAFLSTLFYPLNVIKIAMQCELGGPHRTLIYEFNYILRKRGSKFANFYHGALLNISRAFLKSKRPEFRDDYRYEKAFGAFYKLHPEAVNWYQSRIRCEAEGTELFVPANLDEADSIPLLIAPILTKYEGVYVGIHDLYSERTFITIKGNSLQDTILELLWELKQPLHSGGRCVAMRRNGKLFVHPCSNTLPFACKIKASNVVYYPDCDTFDSRWKLGPNSTCYQAHIEPQKWHVAHSTCYLAGGHLAILDTKEEAEYIREVFKQVDQHKTPGDFAFLGFSDLFQRYHYRTLFGERLPQMEINWDFKCPGNFTKLEDRCGGIRRSGLLATENCGIPSMFFCEKPSTGAFKHKKALRHDPNGYRTKHLNTIVKLKGTMLEEYT from the exons ATGCCATGTGATGGGCAGAGGATGTCAGAGCGTCAGCTATTAGACAGGAGTTGCCTGAATGAAGGCAGCATGGCTGTGCCAGTCAGTGTCAACAGTTTACCACAGCATTGGAGGGAGTTTGCATGCGGAGGTGGTGCAGCTTTCTGCAATATTCTCATCAGCTACCCTTTGAACAAACTTATATTTAGACAG atGATGCATGGAGTCGAAGCGACATTTGCATTGCACCAACTACAGAAAGAAGGTATGGGATACCTGTACCGTGGTATGCTTCCACCTTTACTACAGAGATCAATGTCAATGTCGCTCATGTTTGGAGTCTATGATGAATGCCTTCAGCCCCTCCTAGAGTACAAAATTAATCCCTATGCTGCCAAAACTATAGCAGGAGTAGTTGCTGGTTGCTTTGAAGCAACCCTAATGCCATTTGAAAGACTGCAAACTTTGCTGATACATCccaaatatcataatcagttCAAAAACACAGCCCACGCGTCAAGTCACATTGCTAAATACTATGgaataaaagagttttatagAGGACTTGTGCCTATCCTATTGAGAAATGGACCATCAAATGCCATGTTCTTCATTATTAGAGATGAAGTACGCATACGTTTACCTAATCAAGAAAACATGCTTTATGAAagcatacaaaattttattgctGGTGCATCTATTGGAGCTTTTCTTAGCACATTATTTTACCCCTTGAATGTCATAAAGATAGCTATGCAGTGTGAACTCGGAGGACCTCATCGAACACTTATTTATGAATTCAACTACATTCTTAGAAAGAGAGGATCCAAGTTTGCGAATTTCTATCATGGGGCATTACTTAATATATCCCGAGCATTTTTAA AGTCAAAACGTCCGGAGTTTCGCGACGACTATCGCTATGAGAAGGCTTTCGGCGCGTTCTACAAACTGCATCCTGAAGCGGTAAACTGGTACCAATCCCGCATACGCTGTGAGGCGGAGGGTACTGAATTATTCGTCCCAGCTAACCTGGACGAGGCTGACAGTATCCCGCTGCTCATCGCTCCGATATTGACGAAATATGAAGGAGTTTACGTCGGCATACACGATTTGTACTCTGAAAGAACATTTATAACAATCAAAG GGAACAGTTTGCAGGATACGATCCTAGAATTGCTATGGGAACTAAAACAGCCGCTGCACAGTGGAGGTCGATGTGTAGCGATGCGCCGCAATGGAAAGCTTTTTGTACATCCGTGCTCAAACACTCTACCATTTGCCTGCAAAATAAAGGCTTCCAATGTTGTTTACTACCCTGATTGCGATACCTTCGATTCTC gaTGGAAGCTAGGCCCTAACAGCACATGCTACCAAGCACACATAGAACCACAGAAATGGCACGTGGCACATTCAACTTGTTACTTAGCGGGCGGACACCTTGCGATCTTGGATACGAAGGAGGAAGCGGAGTATATTCGCGAGGTGTTCAAACAGGTCGACCAGCATAAGACGCCTGGTGACTTCGCCTTCCTCGGATTTAGTGATTTGTTCCAACGATATCACTATCGGACACTTTTTG GAGAAAGATTACCACAAATGGAAATAAACTGGGACTTCAAATGTCCGGGTAACTTCACGAAGTTGGAAGATCGTTGCGGCGGTATACGTAGGAGCGGT